In Falsibacillus albus, a single window of DNA contains:
- the pstA gene encoding phosphate ABC transporter permease PstA — protein MNSKVADRIATSVFGLIAVIIVGVLISLFAYILINGVSHISLKFLTSPSSSFREGGGIRDQLFNSIYILVITMIITVPLGLGGGIYMAEYAKPGKVTDAIRSCVEVLASLPSIVIGMFGLLMFVNLTGWGYTIIGGALALTVFNLPVMVRVSEDAIRNLPRELKEASLALGITHWHTIKTVLLPSAFPSILTGAILAAGRVFGEAAALLFTAGLSTPRLNYMDWNPFSHTSPLNVFRPAETLAVHIWSVNTSGLIPDAKEISAGASAVLIIAVLVFNLSARWIGSLIHKKLTANSK, from the coding sequence ATGAATAGTAAAGTTGCAGATCGAATAGCAACCAGTGTATTTGGACTGATTGCTGTCATTATCGTCGGAGTTCTGATTAGTTTATTTGCTTATATATTGATCAACGGAGTATCCCATATTTCCTTGAAATTTCTGACAAGCCCATCGAGTTCGTTCCGCGAAGGTGGAGGCATACGGGATCAACTCTTTAATTCCATTTACATTTTGGTCATTACGATGATTATCACAGTGCCGCTTGGATTAGGCGGAGGCATTTACATGGCTGAATATGCAAAGCCTGGAAAGGTTACGGATGCCATCCGTTCTTGTGTTGAAGTATTGGCTTCTCTTCCTTCCATCGTTATCGGCATGTTCGGATTATTGATGTTTGTTAATTTAACAGGCTGGGGATATACCATTATAGGTGGCGCCTTGGCACTGACAGTATTTAACCTTCCTGTCATGGTCCGGGTAAGTGAGGATGCAATCCGCAACCTGCCGCGTGAATTGAAGGAAGCAAGCCTTGCATTGGGAATCACACATTGGCATACGATCAAGACGGTCCTTTTGCCATCTGCATTCCCTTCAATCCTGACGGGGGCAATCCTTGCTGCGGGCCGTGTATTCGGGGAAGCTGCGGCTCTCTTATTTACGGCAGGTCTTTCAACGCCAAGATTGAATTATATGGATTGGAATCCTTTTTCACATACATCGCCATTGAATGTATTCCGTCCTGCTGAGACATTGGCCGTTCACATTTGGTCGGTGAATACGTCAGGGCTTATCCCAGATGCGAAAGAAATATCTGCAGGGGCTTCAGCCGTATTGATTATCGCGGTGCTAGTCTTTAACTTATCTGCAAGATGGATCGGAAGTCTTATTCATAAAAAATTAACAGCAAACAGCAAATAA
- a CDS encoding peptidoglycan D,D-transpeptidase FtsI family protein, giving the protein MKKKKKTHVPFRMNVLFFVVFLLFSLLILRLGVVQIVFGENYTREVQRTEDVTVNTSVPRGKIFDKNGKAVVDNTPLNAITYTRTQSTTQKEELDVAKKLAKMIDKPDDKVTLREKKDYWMMKFPDLAKKKITDAEWKKYDNQKFSEDELYNLKLDRISDGDLKMLTKNDLEVLAIYREMIGGYNLVPQIIKKEGVTPEEFAVVSEHLKELPGVDITTDWDRYYAFGSTLKSILGNVSRSDQGLPKELADYYVARGYSRNDRVGTSYIEQQYEDVLQGEKAKIKNITDKSGNVTDTQTISKGQRGNDIVLSVDIELQQKVEKIIEDELLAAKKTPGHELLDRAFVTMMDPYTGEILAMAGKQYVKNEKTGKPELRDFSLGNFTTSYAMGSAVKGATVLTGYKTGAIKPGEKIQDETLHIKGTPDKSSWKYMGVINDLTALKQSSNVYMFKTAIKIGGGQYRPNEPLHINMDAFDTMRNSFKQFGLGVRTGIDLPGEQKGYEGWTQAPGLLLDFAIGQFDTYTPLQMAQYVSTIANGGYRMEPHIVKEIRKPVEKSGEMGPVVEEIEPKVLNHLDMKPEWIKRVQEGFREVAQEPGGTAYSAFYGHTVSSHPTDYSPASKTGTAEGLYDGPKRQEFVNAGKEVPMTWNLTLVGYAPSDHPEVAFSVVVPWAYQDDPANPRTNTNIGKKIMDAYFDLKKEREEKGLNKSTSVQKVENIDDVQKGLAEARKENDEGITKKDQQ; this is encoded by the coding sequence ATGAAAAAAAAGAAAAAGACACATGTACCATTTAGGATGAATGTGTTGTTTTTTGTTGTCTTTTTGCTGTTTTCATTATTGATTCTGCGATTGGGCGTTGTGCAGATTGTTTTCGGGGAAAATTACACGAGGGAAGTGCAGCGTACAGAGGATGTAACGGTCAACACTTCCGTTCCTAGGGGGAAAATTTTCGATAAGAATGGCAAGGCAGTTGTGGATAACACCCCGCTTAATGCCATTACATATACGCGTACACAATCTACTACCCAAAAAGAAGAATTAGATGTTGCAAAAAAACTGGCAAAAATGATTGATAAGCCTGACGATAAAGTAACATTGCGTGAAAAGAAAGATTATTGGATGATGAAATTTCCCGATTTGGCTAAAAAGAAGATCACAGATGCCGAGTGGAAAAAATACGATAACCAAAAATTTTCCGAAGATGAACTATACAATCTCAAACTGGACCGAATATCTGACGGCGATTTGAAAATGCTCACGAAAAACGATCTAGAGGTCCTTGCAATCTATCGGGAAATGATAGGTGGTTATAATCTCGTTCCACAAATCATTAAAAAGGAAGGTGTGACTCCTGAAGAATTCGCTGTCGTTAGCGAGCATCTGAAGGAACTCCCTGGTGTTGACATTACCACTGACTGGGATCGATACTATGCTTTTGGATCTACTTTGAAATCAATCCTTGGAAATGTTTCTCGATCTGACCAAGGTCTTCCGAAAGAATTGGCGGACTATTATGTTGCGAGAGGCTACAGCCGGAATGATCGAGTCGGGACAAGCTATATTGAACAGCAATATGAAGATGTACTTCAGGGAGAAAAAGCAAAAATAAAGAATATTACCGACAAATCGGGTAATGTCACCGATACGCAAACCATTTCGAAAGGTCAAAGAGGAAATGATATTGTGCTATCTGTCGATATCGAATTGCAGCAAAAAGTGGAGAAGATAATTGAGGATGAGCTATTGGCGGCAAAGAAGACTCCTGGCCATGAATTGCTGGACCGTGCGTTTGTCACAATGATGGACCCCTATACAGGTGAAATTCTTGCGATGGCAGGGAAGCAATACGTAAAAAATGAAAAAACGGGAAAACCGGAGCTTAGGGATTTTTCACTTGGAAACTTCACTACTTCTTATGCAATGGGATCAGCTGTAAAAGGTGCTACCGTCCTGACTGGATATAAAACAGGCGCAATAAAGCCGGGAGAAAAAATACAGGATGAAACGCTCCATATCAAGGGGACGCCTGACAAAAGTTCATGGAAATACATGGGTGTGATCAATGACCTGACTGCTTTGAAGCAATCTTCCAATGTATATATGTTCAAAACAGCCATCAAGATTGGTGGAGGACAATACCGGCCGAATGAGCCGCTTCATATCAACATGGATGCATTCGATACAATGCGAAACAGCTTTAAGCAATTTGGCTTGGGGGTACGGACCGGAATCGATCTACCAGGAGAACAAAAAGGATATGAAGGCTGGACGCAAGCTCCAGGTCTGCTTCTGGACTTTGCGATCGGGCAGTTTGATACCTATACCCCTCTTCAAATGGCTCAATATGTATCCACGATTGCCAATGGGGGTTACCGTATGGAGCCTCATATTGTAAAGGAAATAAGAAAACCCGTTGAAAAATCCGGGGAGATGGGTCCGGTTGTAGAAGAAATTGAACCAAAAGTGTTAAATCATCTGGATATGAAGCCTGAATGGATCAAGCGGGTCCAGGAAGGATTCCGTGAAGTGGCACAAGAGCCGGGTGGAACTGCCTATTCGGCATTTTACGGCCATACTGTCAGCAGCCATCCTACCGACTACAGCCCTGCTTCCAAAACGGGGACTGCGGAAGGGCTTTATGATGGTCCAAAGCGCCAGGAATTCGTAAATGCTGGAAAAGAAGTTCCGATGACTTGGAATTTGACGCTTGTCGGTTATGCACCGAGCGATCATCCAGAGGTGGCATTTTCTGTTGTCGTTCCATGGGCATATCAAGATGATCCTGCAAACCCGAGGACAAATACGAATATCGGAAAAAAAATCATGGACGCCTACTTTGATTTAAAGAAGGAACGTGAAGAAAAAGGATTGAATAAATCCACCTCCGTTCAAAAAGTTGAAAATATCGATGATGTTCAAAAAGGCTTGGCCGAAGCAAGAAAAGAAAACGATGAAGGCATCACTAAAAAAGACCAACAATAG
- a CDS encoding phosphate ABC transporter substrate-binding protein, giving the protein MKNLKKFGLLMMVAMIVAFAAACGNGNNSASDGDNKSSDGGNKELSGSLVISGSSAMQPLVAAAAEQFMNDNPSVDVQVNAGGSGTGLSQVSEGSVQIGNSDVFAEEKDGIPADKLEDHKVAVVGMTAAINPKVGIDNISKEDLIKVFTGKITNWKELGGADQKITLVNRPDSSGTRATFVKFGLDGATPAEGITEDANNTVKKIINETPGAIGYLAFSYLNDDKVKGLSIDGVKPTDENVQSGKFPIWAYEHSYTKGKADGLAKAFIDYMMSDKVQNDLVPNQGYIASSKMKVERDAKGNMK; this is encoded by the coding sequence ATGAAAAACCTAAAGAAATTCGGTCTACTTATGATGGTAGCCATGATCGTAGCATTTGCCGCAGCATGTGGTAACGGCAATAACAGTGCAAGCGATGGAGATAACAAATCTTCAGATGGTGGTAACAAAGAGCTTTCAGGTTCATTGGTCATTTCAGGTTCTTCTGCAATGCAGCCACTTGTTGCAGCAGCTGCTGAACAATTCATGAATGATAACCCAAGCGTAGACGTTCAAGTTAACGCTGGTGGTTCTGGTACAGGTCTTTCTCAAGTATCTGAAGGTTCCGTGCAAATCGGTAACTCTGACGTTTTCGCTGAAGAAAAAGACGGCATCCCTGCTGACAAGCTGGAAGATCATAAAGTAGCGGTTGTTGGTATGACTGCAGCTATCAATCCTAAAGTAGGTATTGACAATATCTCTAAAGAAGATTTAATCAAAGTTTTCACTGGTAAGATCACAAACTGGAAAGAGCTTGGCGGAGCTGACCAAAAAATCACGCTTGTAAACCGTCCTGATTCTTCCGGTACTCGTGCGACATTTGTAAAATTCGGCCTTGATGGCGCAACACCTGCTGAAGGCATCACTGAAGATGCGAACAATACAGTTAAGAAAATCATCAACGAAACACCTGGTGCAATCGGATACCTTGCTTTCTCTTACTTGAATGACGATAAAGTAAAAGGTCTTTCCATCGACGGCGTGAAACCTACTGATGAAAATGTTCAAAGCGGAAAGTTCCCAATCTGGGCTTACGAGCATTCTTATACAAAAGGAAAAGCTGATGGCTTAGCGAAAGCATTCATCGACTACATGATGAGCGACAAAGTTCAAAACGATCTTGTTCCTAACCAAGGATATATCGCTTCATCTAAAATGAAAGTTGAACGTGACGCAAAAGGAAACATGAAGTAA
- the pstC gene encoding phosphate ABC transporter permease subunit PstC — protein sequence MEKTVPASKRLMKSSKSRMNGEFTGRLLVTLCALIMIAATVSITIFLGTKGLQAFIKNGVNPIEFLTSANWNPLKEKPGYGALTFIFGSFAVTLLSALVAAPLGIGGAIFMTEIAPSWGRKVLQPVIELLVGIPSVVYGFIGLTVLVPFVRHHIGGLGFGLLTGTVVLAVMILPTITTIATDAMSTLPKNLREGSYALGATRWQTIRKVLIPAALPSLLTAIVLGMARAFGEALAVQMVIGNSRDLPSSILDTAATLTTIITLNIGNTTYGSVENNTLWSMGLILLIMSFGFILLIRYLSSRRKL from the coding sequence ATGGAAAAAACGGTTCCTGCTTCCAAGAGATTGATGAAATCCAGCAAGTCAAGGATGAATGGGGAATTCACTGGAAGGCTTTTAGTTACGCTATGTGCCTTAATCATGATTGCAGCCACCGTCTCGATCACGATATTTCTAGGGACGAAAGGTTTGCAGGCATTCATTAAAAATGGTGTAAATCCAATTGAATTCTTAACCAGTGCAAATTGGAATCCTTTAAAGGAAAAACCAGGATACGGGGCATTGACGTTTATTTTCGGTTCATTTGCTGTTACCTTGCTATCAGCATTGGTGGCCGCTCCGCTTGGAATTGGCGGTGCCATCTTCATGACCGAAATTGCTCCATCATGGGGAAGGAAAGTCCTGCAGCCGGTAATTGAGTTATTGGTTGGAATTCCTTCTGTTGTTTATGGATTCATAGGGCTTACAGTATTGGTGCCATTTGTACGTCATCATATCGGCGGGCTAGGCTTTGGCCTTCTGACAGGTACAGTCGTGCTGGCCGTCATGATTTTACCGACAATCACAACGATTGCGACAGATGCAATGAGTACACTACCCAAAAATTTGCGTGAAGGCTCCTATGCGTTGGGTGCCACACGCTGGCAAACGATCAGAAAAGTATTGATTCCGGCAGCATTACCTTCATTATTGACTGCAATCGTACTAGGGATGGCAAGAGCATTTGGAGAGGCTTTAGCTGTGCAGATGGTAATCGGGAATTCAAGGGACCTGCCGTCCAGCATTTTGGATACAGCGGCAACCTTGACGACCATCATTACCTTGAATATTGGAAACACAACCTATGGAAGTGTGGAAAATAATACGCTTTGGTCAATGGGATTAATTCTTCTCATTATGTCCTTTGGCTTTATCTTGCTGATCCGTTATCTTTCTTCTAGGAGGAAATTATAA
- the sodA gene encoding superoxide dismutase SodA, with product MAYELPKLPYAYDALEPHIDKETMNIHHTKHHNAYVTKVNDALSGHDELLNKSIEELVSNLDAVPEAARTAVRNNGGGHANHSLFWTVLSPNGGGNPTGELADAIESKFGSFDKFKDEFAAAAAGRFGSGWAWLVVNNGELEVTSTPNQDSPLMEGKTPILGLDVWEHAYYLNYQNRRPDYISAFWNVVNWDEVSKRFASAK from the coding sequence ATGGCATACGAATTACCAAAACTTCCATATGCTTATGATGCATTAGAACCACATATCGACAAAGAAACAATGAACATTCACCACACAAAGCACCACAATGCTTACGTTACAAAAGTAAACGATGCATTAAGCGGGCATGATGAGCTATTAAACAAATCCATTGAAGAATTGGTATCCAATTTGGATGCAGTTCCAGAGGCTGCTCGTACGGCAGTTCGCAACAACGGAGGCGGCCATGCAAACCACTCCTTATTCTGGACAGTTCTTTCTCCAAACGGCGGAGGAAACCCTACTGGAGAACTTGCTGATGCAATTGAAAGCAAGTTTGGAAGCTTCGACAAATTCAAGGACGAATTTGCGGCAGCTGCAGCTGGACGCTTTGGCTCAGGCTGGGCATGGCTGGTCGTTAACAATGGCGAGTTGGAAGTAACAAGCACACCTAACCAGGACTCTCCATTAATGGAAGGCAAAACGCCTATCCTAGGATTGGATGTCTGGGAGCATGCTTACTACCTTAACTATCAAAACCGCCGTCCAGACTACATTTCTGCATTCTGGAATGTCGTGAACTGGGACGAGGTTTCAAAACGCTTTGCATCTGCTAAATAA
- a CDS encoding MFS transporter produces the protein MMKKWFREVEVTKDLFLLLIIGGIYSLSIALSNTFVNIYLWKQSGKFVDLGIYNLSIVIFQPLTFILAGRWAKKIDRVIVLRIGVIFLALFYLCVLFVGEHASKNLFLLGALLGVGYGFYWLAFNVLTFEITEPETRDFFNGFLGALTSAGGMIGPILAGFIISRFMSYKGYTIVFAISLGLFFLAVVLSFSLKRRPAEGKYWFLRIWQERKHNENWNLITMAHFFQGLREGTFIFVISVFVFISTGSEFALGTFGLINSGISFIGYSIASKVIKKEFRKKAILLGGLILYAAIFLIVFKISYPRLLIYAATIAIAYPMLLVPYISMTYDVIGRGWKAAEMRIEYIVVREVFLNLGRFISIICFIIAVTQFNDAKSIPFLLAILGAGHACIYFFVRKIHIQAT, from the coding sequence ATGATGAAAAAATGGTTCAGAGAGGTTGAAGTGACAAAGGATTTATTCCTGTTATTAATAATAGGGGGTATATATTCTTTAAGCATTGCGTTATCGAATACGTTTGTGAATATCTATTTATGGAAACAGTCTGGGAAATTCGTCGATCTAGGCATATATAATTTAAGTATAGTGATTTTTCAGCCCTTGACGTTCATTTTGGCTGGCAGGTGGGCGAAAAAGATTGACAGGGTGATTGTCCTCAGGATTGGGGTGATTTTTTTAGCCTTATTCTACCTTTGCGTTTTATTTGTAGGAGAGCATGCTTCAAAAAACCTTTTTTTGCTCGGAGCCTTGCTTGGCGTGGGCTACGGGTTTTATTGGCTGGCATTCAACGTGTTGACCTTTGAGATAACAGAACCTGAAACCAGGGATTTTTTTAATGGTTTTTTGGGTGCTTTGACATCTGCAGGCGGGATGATTGGTCCGATCCTGGCAGGTTTTATCATTTCGAGATTTATGTCTTACAAAGGATATACGATTGTCTTTGCCATTTCCTTAGGACTTTTCTTTTTAGCGGTAGTATTAAGCTTTTCATTGAAGAGAAGGCCGGCAGAGGGAAAGTATTGGTTTCTGCGGATTTGGCAGGAGAGAAAACACAATGAAAATTGGAATTTGATCACAATGGCACATTTCTTTCAAGGACTGCGGGAAGGGACGTTCATTTTTGTCATCTCGGTTTTCGTCTTTATTTCAACAGGAAGTGAATTTGCCCTTGGAACGTTTGGATTGATTAATTCTGGGATCTCTTTTATCGGATATTCCATCGCTTCAAAAGTTATCAAAAAAGAATTTAGGAAAAAGGCCATTTTATTGGGGGGTCTGATTCTCTACGCAGCCATATTCCTCATTGTTTTTAAAATAAGCTACCCACGTCTTTTGATTTATGCGGCCACGATTGCCATTGCCTATCCGATGCTCCTTGTTCCATATATCTCGATGACATATGATGTGATAGGCAGAGGATGGAAAGCAGCAGAAATGCGGATTGAATATATTGTCGTAAGAGAAGTTTTCTTGAATTTGGGGCGTTTTATCTCGATTATATGTTTTATCATCGCAGTGACCCAATTCAATGATGCTAAAAGTATTCCTTTTCTACTCGCGATATTGGGGGCAGGGCATGCGTGCATTTATTTCTTTGTCAGGAAGATCCATATCCAGGCAACTTAA